From the genome of Hyalangium ruber, one region includes:
- a CDS encoding DUF3892 domain-containing protein, whose protein sequence is MAKWADFIISAVRYDSSGTHIKALKVHVDDGRAHMPRGSIWTFEDVAREILNGHTFITTVRDPNEEGEYAPGAFVHLTLRTHQDKSRKDNLTNLPQF, encoded by the coding sequence ATGGCCAAGTGGGCTGATTTCATCATCTCTGCGGTTCGTTATGATTCAAGCGGTACTCACATTAAGGCTCTGAAGGTCCATGTCGACGACGGCAGGGCGCACATGCCTCGCGGAAGCATTTGGACCTTCGAGGATGTGGCGCGAGAAATCCTAAATGGCCATACGTTCATCACCACTGTCCGGGATCCAAACGAAGAAGGAGAGTATGCACCGGGCGCCTTCGTGCACCTCACTCTCCGAACGCACCAGGATAAGTCGAGGAAGGACAACTTGACGAACCTGCCTCAGTTCTAG
- a CDS encoding dsDNA nuclease domain-containing protein: MPPAPKPPSIHELTPLESGGTTARSGFAYQDHVAVSFCIEMLADRLIESVWCEVHDDLTIIWNEKGVQEVEFVQVKAERRDALWSTAVLCRRSKKDKAEVPGSSILERSMAQARCQEPHRFRLITAADIHTQLRVLTHARGAPQRHRDHPEVREILKRITEVLQDLHVDGPGGLLFWLESVLWEVRGPEDAVRNSATVRLTGYLHDFFDMSAPDHVREVYDFLLRAVDRAASARVPPPFDAKKLRSQHLLSELKAKIAALKQPYTAAGGNPLRRALTQMGMAEVEIEHVLQEHADHQAAIRRQEYLSIQGAQDAFNEIEALLHRLRLEYEPGPNESPKARYLRCLKALEELHASLPAGTRPPLTYFRGTMYELVKRGLHTFEWEA; this comes from the coding sequence TTGCCTCCTGCGCCCAAGCCGCCCTCCATCCACGAGCTCACGCCGCTCGAGTCCGGCGGAACGACAGCGCGGAGTGGCTTCGCCTACCAGGACCACGTCGCCGTCAGCTTCTGCATCGAGATGCTGGCCGACCGGCTCATCGAGTCTGTCTGGTGCGAGGTGCATGACGACCTGACCATCATCTGGAACGAGAAGGGCGTCCAAGAGGTCGAGTTCGTTCAGGTTAAGGCCGAGCGCCGCGATGCCTTGTGGTCCACTGCGGTCCTCTGTCGCCGCAGCAAGAAGGACAAGGCGGAGGTGCCCGGGTCGAGCATCCTCGAGCGCTCGATGGCGCAGGCTCGGTGTCAGGAGCCCCACCGCTTCCGGCTCATCACCGCGGCGGACATCCATACACAGCTCCGGGTGCTGACACACGCTCGGGGTGCTCCGCAGCGGCATCGCGACCATCCAGAGGTACGAGAGATCCTCAAGAGGATCACCGAAGTTCTTCAAGATCTTCATGTCGACGGTCCTGGCGGCCTGCTCTTCTGGCTCGAGTCGGTGCTGTGGGAGGTCCGTGGCCCCGAAGACGCCGTCCGTAACTCCGCGACGGTGCGCCTGACGGGCTACCTGCATGACTTCTTCGACATGTCGGCGCCCGATCACGTGCGCGAGGTGTACGACTTCCTCCTGCGTGCGGTGGACCGTGCGGCGTCCGCTCGCGTGCCGCCGCCCTTCGACGCGAAGAAGCTGCGCTCGCAGCATCTCCTGTCAGAGCTCAAGGCGAAGATCGCCGCTCTCAAGCAGCCATATACCGCAGCTGGCGGCAATCCCCTCCGGCGGGCGCTCACTCAGATGGGGATGGCGGAAGTGGAGATCGAGCACGTCCTTCAAGAGCACGCAGACCATCAGGCTGCCATCCGCCGCCAGGAGTACCTATCGATCCAGGGCGCTCAGGACGCCTTCAACGAGATCGAGGCTCTCCTTCACCGGCTTCGGCTGGAATACGAGCCTGGCCCTAACGAATCTCCCAAGGCCAGGTACCTCCGCTGCCTCAAGGCACTGGAGGAGCTCCATGCCTCCCTGCCAGCAGGCACACGCCCACCACTCACCTACTTTCGAGGGACGATGTACGAGTTGGTGAAGCGTGGTCTACACACCTTCGAGTGGGAGGCGTGA
- a CDS encoding S-4TM family putative pore-forming effector, with amino-acid sequence MSVPNDISLRQDLEENLERLAAQRALYSRAKAVRGASVLVVTLLAIGSLPVAIYWPKASAALGLFALLWTLVELVLLDGLEEQNRQKAALIQEDFDTRVFGLPWNPALGVRPIPEAIVDAGKPAKGDPILKGWYADAGPLPRALAVLASQRSCVAWDHRARHLYQFLLASIALVLVVAAVALALATNQSLSSFLVGFAVPLMPALQHTIKTFKAHRRAGAEQERFIEELSSTWEEGVTNGGAIPDAKLRLVQDRLLLLRREQTPVPDYLYRWLRSRYEAAMREATQRLVSEAVARLAR; translated from the coding sequence GTGAGCGTCCCCAACGACATCAGCCTGCGACAAGACCTCGAGGAGAACCTTGAGCGACTTGCTGCCCAACGAGCCCTCTACTCGCGCGCCAAGGCGGTGCGCGGAGCGAGTGTGCTCGTTGTCACCCTCTTGGCAATCGGCTCACTCCCCGTGGCGATCTACTGGCCGAAAGCATCGGCAGCATTGGGGCTCTTCGCCCTGCTCTGGACGCTCGTCGAGTTGGTGTTGCTCGATGGACTGGAGGAACAGAACCGGCAGAAGGCAGCGCTCATCCAGGAGGACTTCGATACGCGCGTCTTCGGACTGCCCTGGAACCCGGCTCTTGGTGTACGGCCGATACCGGAAGCAATAGTGGATGCTGGAAAACCCGCGAAAGGGGACCCAATCCTCAAGGGCTGGTACGCCGACGCGGGCCCTCTTCCGAGAGCCCTCGCAGTTCTAGCCAGCCAGAGAAGCTGCGTGGCCTGGGACCACCGTGCCCGGCATCTCTACCAGTTCCTCCTTGCCTCCATCGCCCTGGTCCTGGTGGTCGCGGCAGTGGCGCTGGCTCTAGCGACGAATCAGAGCCTCTCCAGCTTCCTCGTTGGCTTCGCCGTCCCTCTGATGCCTGCTCTCCAGCACACCATCAAGACCTTCAAGGCCCATCGCCGCGCAGGAGCAGAACAAGAACGCTTCATCGAAGAGCTCTCCTCAACCTGGGAGGAGGGAGTCACCAACGGTGGAGCCATACCCGACGCGAAGCTCCGACTTGTGCAGGACCGTCTCCTCTTGCTCCGGCGAGAGCAGACACCAGTCCCCGATTACCTCTACCGGTGGCTCAGGTCCCGGTACGAGGCGGCGATGCGCGAGGCCACCCAGCGACTGGTCTCTGAGGCCGTGGCCCGCCTCGCCCGCTGA
- a CDS encoding SMODS domain-containing nucleotidyltransferase, which produces MPRTVSEGFAELLARIEPNPGEVIARRSHGRSIKQALVVAFKKLNRLEVIGSHTRETAIRYHSDVDYLAVISKDDVTYGGSVVRSSTVLTNVRKALAARFKTTEIRSDGPSVVVKFQGGEGAVDVVPGFWHGTTGQDGYPVFAIPDGAEGWLDTSPQRHSKYLVLKGLASRNKLKGTIRLLKAWKYARSPNIPFLSFHLELLLASTGTCEGIKGYGACLRDAFRLLRDREGRALNDPLGISGRIPIVYTAAQARSLVNHASHAAEHADAALWAEDNGRIDEAFRQWRIVFNDGFPARR; this is translated from the coding sequence ATGCCCAGGACGGTTTCTGAAGGTTTTGCCGAGTTGCTTGCCCGGATCGAGCCGAATCCAGGGGAAGTGATCGCCCGCAGATCGCACGGGCGCAGCATCAAGCAGGCACTCGTCGTCGCCTTCAAGAAGCTCAACAGGCTCGAAGTCATCGGCAGCCACACCCGGGAAACCGCCATCCGCTACCACTCGGACGTGGACTACCTCGCGGTGATCAGCAAGGACGACGTGACGTATGGTGGGTCTGTGGTGCGCTCAAGCACCGTGCTCACGAACGTTCGGAAGGCGCTCGCTGCCCGGTTCAAGACCACCGAGATTCGCAGCGACGGTCCCTCCGTCGTGGTCAAATTTCAGGGAGGCGAGGGTGCAGTGGATGTGGTGCCTGGCTTCTGGCACGGCACGACTGGACAAGATGGCTATCCCGTGTTCGCCATCCCTGATGGAGCGGAGGGGTGGCTTGACACCTCGCCGCAGCGACACAGCAAGTACCTTGTGCTGAAGGGCTTGGCCTCCCGCAACAAGCTCAAAGGGACCATTCGCCTCCTGAAGGCTTGGAAGTACGCGCGCAGCCCCAATATCCCCTTCCTCTCCTTTCACCTCGAGCTGCTCCTAGCATCCACAGGCACCTGCGAAGGCATCAAGGGCTATGGAGCCTGCCTGCGCGATGCCTTCAGGCTCCTGCGGGACCGCGAAGGGCGTGCGCTGAATGACCCGTTGGGCATCTCCGGTCGAATCCCCATCGTCTACACGGCTGCGCAAGCGCGCAGCCTGGTGAACCACGCCTCGCATGCGGCCGAGCACGCGGATGCCGCGCTCTGGGCCGAGGACAACGGTCGAATCGACGAGGCTTTCCGGCAGTGGCGCATCGTCTTCAACGACGGGTTCCCTGCCCGCCGGTAG
- a CDS encoding beta family protein yields MWAVVRGELVSERRHYVPVLKLLQGERGALQELAPEHRKRVTPLLEIHPPRWKRVVEDKEKTTRPQTLEEVLNKVGPNLAKALAQGRAFIDGLYLPPAMKMASGEHPLAYVMEEARRAEAQLVPVTSPERAEGYQVAVKAAVAADKLGVCIRLRRAELFDNDLKGKLQRVLEGVGAVPETADLVLDVGQVQADDVNMLSKSIIGVLATLPHVKKWRTITLASGAFPQKISHIDGMEKVPRADWLLWKSIVSKAEALVRLPVYGDYSVQYTEPATPEATIHMGSANIRYTADDHWLVLRGLGLKQHGYEQYHELANHIRSQECYAGRGFCWGDEYIFNCAGGAETPGSQSTWRKVATSHHVAHVLRQLTTRRGT; encoded by the coding sequence ATGTGGGCTGTCGTCCGGGGGGAACTCGTGTCTGAACGCCGCCACTATGTGCCCGTGCTGAAGCTCCTCCAGGGAGAGCGCGGGGCCCTACAGGAACTCGCTCCAGAGCACCGGAAGCGCGTGACGCCGCTCTTGGAGATTCACCCACCTCGGTGGAAGAGGGTCGTCGAGGACAAGGAGAAGACGACACGGCCGCAGACTCTGGAGGAGGTGCTGAACAAGGTCGGACCGAATCTGGCCAAGGCCCTCGCCCAGGGACGAGCTTTCATCGACGGGTTGTACCTTCCGCCGGCAATGAAGATGGCGTCGGGCGAGCACCCGCTCGCATACGTCATGGAGGAGGCACGAAGGGCAGAGGCGCAACTCGTTCCCGTCACAAGCCCCGAGCGGGCAGAAGGGTATCAGGTGGCAGTGAAGGCTGCGGTGGCTGCCGACAAACTCGGGGTGTGCATCCGGCTTCGCAGGGCGGAACTTTTCGATAATGACTTGAAGGGGAAGCTACAGCGAGTGCTCGAGGGTGTCGGAGCAGTGCCTGAAACAGCAGACCTCGTCTTGGATGTTGGCCAGGTTCAGGCCGATGACGTCAACATGCTCTCCAAGAGCATCATCGGTGTCCTGGCTACGCTTCCTCACGTGAAGAAGTGGCGCACGATCACTCTCGCTTCAGGCGCCTTCCCACAGAAGATCAGCCACATTGACGGCATGGAGAAGGTGCCACGCGCGGACTGGCTCCTGTGGAAATCCATCGTCAGCAAGGCGGAGGCGTTGGTGCGGCTGCCCGTCTACGGGGACTACTCGGTTCAGTACACAGAGCCGGCCACCCCTGAGGCGACCATTCACATGGGCAGTGCCAACATCCGTTACACCGCGGATGATCACTGGCTGGTGCTCAGAGGGCTCGGCCTCAAGCAGCACGGGTACGAGCAGTACCACGAGCTCGCCAATCACATCAGGAGTCAGGAGTGCTACGCCGGGCGGGGGTTCTGCTGGGGGGACGAGTACATCTTCAACTGTGCCGGGGGCGCCGAGACGCCTGGCAGCCAATCCACGTGGCGCAAGGTTGCTACGAGCCACCATGTCGCCCACGTCCTGCGGCAGCTCACCACCCGACGCGGGACTTGA
- a CDS encoding sce7726 family protein: MRDRDVRQALTESLQAVHDGDPDTHIRQEMGLEHGQVFVDVVVINGELHGYELKSESDTLDRLPHQVQAYSSVLDKATLVVGASHLQDALTIIPPWWGVEKAVAQPDGSVLLKRHRKARANPQQQPLAVAKLLWRDEVLEVLEALGVATGLRSKPRKVLYERLVGVLPPDSLRAEVRRRLKSRVGW; encoded by the coding sequence ATGCGTGACCGCGACGTGCGCCAAGCCCTGACTGAGAGCCTCCAGGCTGTTCACGATGGCGATCCGGACACGCACATCCGTCAAGAGATGGGACTGGAGCACGGCCAGGTTTTCGTCGACGTGGTGGTCATCAACGGCGAACTGCACGGGTACGAGCTCAAGAGCGAGAGTGACACCCTCGACCGACTTCCCCACCAGGTTCAGGCGTACAGCTCTGTCCTCGACAAGGCCACTCTCGTCGTCGGCGCAAGCCACCTTCAAGATGCACTCACCATCATCCCCCCATGGTGGGGCGTCGAGAAGGCCGTAGCCCAGCCAGATGGTTCCGTCCTGCTCAAGCGGCACCGGAAGGCGCGTGCCAATCCACAGCAGCAGCCTCTCGCGGTGGCCAAGCTCCTCTGGCGCGACGAGGTCCTGGAGGTGCTGGAGGCACTCGGAGTCGCAACGGGGCTACGCAGCAAACCGCGCAAGGTGCTGTACGAGCGGCTCGTCGGGGTACTTCCACCCGATTCTCTTCGGGCGGAGGTGCGCCGCCGGCTCAAGTCCCGCGTCGGGTGGTGA
- a CDS encoding response regulator yields MSPRSCHEVRGGSLSRPITDGVRKVLVVDDDADWREFLRLCLEDLGYEAIEAADGQEALDWLERGRYGVMLLDLNMPGMSGLEVAERMPRNGSPRIVFLTSAAAQDVGSALMSGPHYYLPKGASRDQLSLLLQSLEA; encoded by the coding sequence ATGAGCCCTCGGAGTTGTCACGAAGTCAGGGGAGGATCTTTGAGTCGACCGATAACGGATGGTGTACGCAAAGTCCTGGTCGTAGATGACGATGCGGACTGGCGAGAGTTCCTGAGGCTCTGCCTGGAAGATCTCGGCTACGAAGCCATTGAGGCGGCCGATGGCCAGGAGGCCCTGGACTGGCTCGAGCGGGGTCGGTACGGCGTGATGCTTCTGGATCTGAACATGCCGGGAATGAGCGGGCTGGAGGTCGCCGAGCGGATGCCGCGCAACGGCTCGCCGCGCATCGTGTTCCTCACCTCAGCGGCGGCCCAGGATGTGGGCAGCGCATTGATGTCGGGGCCTCACTACTACCTGCCCAAGGGAGCGAGCCGCGACCAACTGTCGCTCCTCTTGCAGTCCCTGGAGGCCTGA
- a CDS encoding ceramide glucosyltransferase, whose protein sequence is MSVASFALLAAACVGLVALAVQLVQVLRHRREQPLPHPAMGVRPGISILKPLCGVDDDLEANLEQFASLGYPNYEVLLGVKEMTDPAYAVARAAVTRWPQVMRLVLQEGEPGLNPKVNQLITLADAARHDVWVISDSNVRVAPGYLDEIAEGFADPTVGCVTHPIGGIGERTLGSLLDNLHLASSAAAGVIAAKRLAGQDIVVGKSMALRREDVEALGGFFSVKDVLAEDFVIGQWMTRKLGKRVVVARTPVFNVSLRKRVGDFFKRYVRWGVIHHTSVGTPTYLAQGLLNPAPLALLGALLDPTAPAFAAVAGVTAAKALMDVAVFRVLRLEPVSWQAVPAVLLKDALLFAAWCNGLFSRTVDWRGNRLKVLPGTRLAPVETPAPAELTPSKTGPREELLAG, encoded by the coding sequence ATGAGTGTTGCCTCCTTCGCCCTGCTCGCCGCCGCCTGTGTCGGACTCGTCGCCCTGGCCGTGCAGCTCGTCCAGGTGCTGCGCCACCGCCGGGAGCAGCCCCTCCCCCACCCCGCGATGGGGGTACGGCCGGGCATCTCCATCCTCAAGCCGCTGTGTGGCGTGGATGACGACTTGGAGGCCAACCTGGAGCAGTTCGCCTCGTTGGGCTACCCGAACTACGAGGTGCTTCTGGGCGTGAAGGAGATGACGGATCCGGCCTACGCGGTGGCGCGAGCGGCGGTGACGCGCTGGCCCCAGGTGATGCGGCTGGTACTGCAGGAGGGCGAGCCGGGCCTCAACCCCAAGGTGAACCAGCTCATCACCTTGGCGGACGCTGCGCGCCATGACGTGTGGGTCATCAGCGACTCGAACGTGCGCGTGGCGCCGGGCTACCTGGACGAGATCGCCGAGGGCTTCGCGGACCCGACGGTGGGCTGCGTGACGCACCCGATCGGGGGCATCGGCGAGCGAACGCTGGGCTCGCTGCTGGACAACCTCCACCTGGCCTCGAGCGCGGCAGCGGGGGTGATCGCCGCCAAGCGTCTGGCGGGCCAGGACATCGTCGTGGGCAAGTCCATGGCGCTGCGGAGAGAGGACGTGGAGGCGCTGGGAGGCTTCTTCTCCGTGAAGGACGTGCTCGCCGAGGACTTCGTGATCGGCCAGTGGATGACGCGCAAGCTGGGCAAGCGCGTGGTGGTGGCCCGGACACCGGTGTTCAACGTGTCGCTGAGGAAGCGCGTGGGAGACTTCTTCAAGCGCTACGTGCGCTGGGGCGTCATCCACCACACCTCGGTGGGCACGCCCACGTACCTGGCGCAGGGGCTGCTCAACCCGGCGCCGCTGGCCCTGCTGGGCGCGTTGCTGGACCCCACGGCACCGGCCTTCGCCGCGGTGGCGGGAGTGACAGCGGCGAAGGCCTTGATGGACGTAGCGGTGTTCCGCGTGCTGCGCCTGGAGCCTGTCTCCTGGCAGGCGGTGCCCGCGGTGCTCCTCAAGGACGCCCTGCTCTTCGCCGCATGGTGCAACGGCCTGTTCAGCCGGACGGTGGACTGGCGAGGGAACCGGCTGAAGGTGCTCCCTGGCACGCGCTTGGCGCCGGTGGAGACACCCGCTCCCGCCGAACTCACGCCCAGCAAGACTGGCCCGCGCGAAGAGCTGCTCGCGGGATAG
- the phoU gene encoding phosphate signaling complex protein PhoU, with protein sequence MPATHTDKAFEQDLRDLREKLLAMGAKVEALIAGSTRALTERDSSLAESVIKSDKDVNRLEVEVDDLCRRILALRQPAASDLRLITTALKIVTDLERIGDLAVNIAERAIDLNQVTPLAPYVDTPKLAELAQQQVKKALDSFVSNDVAKAEEVLKGDDLLDALFLKIFNELLAYMMEDSKNIRRATALMFIAKHLERIGDHAMNVAEMVVYMVRGKDIRHPLSRNLPQE encoded by the coding sequence ATGCCGGCGACCCACACAGACAAGGCGTTCGAGCAGGACCTGCGCGACTTGCGCGAGAAGCTGCTGGCGATGGGGGCGAAGGTGGAGGCCCTCATCGCGGGCAGTACGCGCGCGCTCACGGAGCGGGACTCCTCGCTCGCGGAGAGCGTCATCAAGTCCGACAAGGACGTGAACCGCTTGGAGGTGGAGGTCGATGATCTCTGCCGACGCATCCTGGCGCTGCGGCAGCCCGCCGCCAGCGACCTGAGGCTCATCACCACGGCGCTGAAGATCGTCACCGACCTGGAGCGCATCGGCGATCTGGCGGTGAACATCGCCGAGCGGGCGATCGACCTGAACCAGGTGACGCCACTCGCACCCTACGTGGACACACCCAAGCTGGCGGAGCTGGCTCAGCAGCAGGTGAAGAAGGCCTTGGACTCGTTCGTGTCCAACGACGTGGCCAAGGCCGAGGAAGTGCTCAAGGGGGACGATCTCCTGGATGCCCTCTTCCTGAAGATCTTCAACGAGCTCCTCGCGTACATGATGGAGGACTCGAAGAACATCCGGCGCGCCACGGCGCTGATGTTCATCGCCAAGCACCTGGAGCGCATTGGTGACCATGCGATGAACGTGGCGGAGATGGTGGTCTACATGGTGCGGGGTAAGGACATCCGCCACCCGCTCAGCCGGAATCTTCCTCAAGAGTAG
- the pstB gene encoding phosphate ABC transporter ATP-binding protein PstB produces MESRELTLRYGTKVAINKVSLAIPERQVTALIGPSGCGKSTFLRSLNRMNDLIPSSNHTGTILLDGTSIHDRNVDVVDLRRRVGMVFQKSNPFPKTIFENVAYGLRVGGLKDKAEMAARVEKSLKGAALWDEVQDRLNDSALGLSGGQQQRLCIARAMAVEPEVLLMDEPASALDPIATAKIEELIHELKATYTIAIVTHNMQQAARVSDRTAFFYMGELVECGPTEQIFTNPHEKRTEDYVTGKFG; encoded by the coding sequence ATGGAGTCGCGGGAACTCACCCTCCGCTACGGCACCAAGGTGGCGATCAACAAGGTGAGCCTGGCCATTCCCGAGCGTCAGGTGACCGCGCTGATCGGTCCCTCGGGGTGTGGCAAGTCCACCTTCCTGCGCTCGCTCAACCGGATGAACGATCTCATCCCCAGTTCCAACCACACCGGCACCATCCTGCTGGATGGGACGAGCATCCACGACCGGAACGTGGACGTGGTGGACCTGCGCCGACGGGTGGGCATGGTGTTCCAGAAGTCCAACCCCTTCCCGAAGACGATCTTCGAGAACGTGGCCTATGGCCTGCGCGTGGGAGGGCTGAAGGACAAAGCGGAGATGGCCGCCCGGGTGGAGAAGTCCCTGAAGGGCGCCGCGCTCTGGGACGAGGTGCAGGATCGGTTGAACGACAGTGCCCTGGGGCTATCGGGAGGACAGCAGCAGCGCCTGTGCATCGCGCGAGCGATGGCGGTGGAGCCCGAGGTGCTGCTGATGGACGAACCCGCGAGCGCCCTGGACCCGATCGCCACGGCGAAGATCGAGGAGCTCATCCACGAGCTGAAGGCGACGTACACGATCGCCATCGTCACGCACAACATGCAGCAGGCGGCGCGGGTGAGCGACCGCACGGCTTTCTTCTACATGGGTGAGCTGGTGGAATGCGGGCCCACGGAGCAGATCTTCACGAACCCGCACGAGAAGCGCACCGAGGACTACGTCACCGGGAAGTTCGGGTAG
- the pstA gene encoding phosphate ABC transporter permease PstA translates to MKHATRRTLGAALTSLTGLAALLIVAMLAVILLDVVRGGIGHVSWEFLSQPPSDGMMAGGIFPALYGTAALTLLMTLAVMPVGVLTAVYLHEYAPPHSRLASWVRVAVVNLAGVPSIVFGLFGLGFFIHFVGGGLDRALGYEELHWAQPGILWASLTLAVLTLPVVIVSTEEALRAVPMDHRTASLALGATQSQTLMRVVLPGALPGILTGAVLAISRGAGEVAPILFTGAAYFLPDLPSSLNSQFMHLGYHTYVLATQSPDVEATRPLLYATVLVLLLLTFALNLVAVVIRTRTRRRAASAH, encoded by the coding sequence GTGAAGCACGCCACGCGCCGCACGCTGGGCGCCGCGCTCACCTCTCTCACGGGACTGGCCGCGCTGCTCATCGTGGCGATGCTCGCCGTCATCCTGCTGGATGTGGTGCGCGGCGGCATCGGCCATGTGAGCTGGGAGTTCCTCTCTCAGCCGCCCTCCGACGGCATGATGGCCGGCGGCATCTTCCCCGCCCTCTACGGTACGGCGGCGCTGACGCTGCTGATGACCCTCGCGGTGATGCCGGTGGGCGTGCTCACGGCCGTCTACCTGCACGAGTACGCCCCGCCTCACTCGCGACTGGCGAGCTGGGTGCGCGTGGCGGTCGTCAACCTGGCGGGCGTGCCTTCCATCGTCTTTGGCCTCTTTGGCCTGGGCTTCTTCATCCACTTCGTCGGCGGCGGCCTGGACCGGGCACTCGGCTACGAGGAGCTGCACTGGGCTCAGCCCGGCATCCTCTGGGCCTCGCTCACGCTGGCGGTGCTGACGCTGCCGGTGGTCATCGTCTCCACCGAGGAGGCGCTGCGCGCGGTCCCCATGGATCACCGCACGGCCAGCCTGGCGCTGGGCGCCACCCAGTCGCAGACGCTGATGCGGGTGGTGCTCCCGGGCGCCCTGCCCGGCATCCTGACGGGCGCCGTGCTGGCCATCTCCCGCGGCGCGGGCGAGGTGGCACCCATCCTCTTCACGGGCGCGGCCTACTTCCTGCCGGATCTGCCCTCGTCGTTGAACTCGCAGTTCATGCACCTCGGCTACCACACCTACGTTCTGGCCACGCAGTCGCCCGACGTGGAGGCCACGCGCCCGCTGCTGTACGCCACGGTGCTGGTGCTGCTGCTGCTCACCTTCGCCCTCAACCTCGTCGCGGTCGTCATCCGGACCCGTACCCGCCGGCGCGCCGCGAGCGCCCACTGA
- the pstC gene encoding phosphate ABC transporter permease subunit PstC: MEQGLAQTVVVAPQLSAAARRRQLREKVIAGIVTLMAFTGIAALVLIIVFIAKEALELFLDAHAREEASLAKMFTTQPTRAGKPPAFIWQPVSNVPKVSMIPLFIGTLKTTVVSMLVAVPVGVAGALFAAEFAPRRLRELLKPVIELLAGIPSVVLGFFALMVLATFLQDTFGLTYRLNAVVAGLGLALAIVPVIFTVSEDALTAVPRSYREASLALGATPWETAWKVVLPAAAPGILAACVLGFGRAIGETMIVLMASGNAAIVSASLGDSVRSLSATIAAEMGEVVVGSPHYSLLFFIGVELFVFTFILNMVASVWTKKVLKRLTGGAS, translated from the coding sequence ATGGAGCAGGGTCTCGCGCAAACGGTGGTCGTGGCGCCGCAGCTGTCCGCCGCGGCCCGACGTCGGCAACTGCGGGAGAAGGTCATCGCGGGCATCGTCACCCTGATGGCCTTCACCGGCATCGCCGCGCTGGTGTTGATCATCGTCTTCATCGCGAAGGAGGCGCTGGAGCTCTTCCTGGACGCCCACGCCCGCGAGGAGGCGAGCCTCGCGAAGATGTTCACAACCCAGCCCACGCGAGCGGGCAAGCCACCGGCCTTCATCTGGCAGCCGGTGTCCAATGTGCCGAAGGTGAGCATGATCCCGCTCTTCATCGGCACGTTGAAGACGACGGTGGTCTCCATGCTGGTGGCGGTGCCGGTGGGCGTGGCGGGCGCGCTGTTCGCGGCGGAGTTCGCTCCGCGCAGGCTCCGGGAGCTGCTCAAGCCCGTCATCGAGCTGCTGGCGGGCATCCCGTCGGTGGTGCTCGGCTTCTTCGCGCTGATGGTGCTGGCCACCTTCCTTCAAGACACGTTCGGTCTGACCTACCGGCTCAACGCGGTGGTGGCGGGCCTGGGGCTGGCGCTGGCGATCGTCCCGGTCATCTTCACCGTGTCCGAGGACGCGCTCACCGCGGTGCCTCGTAGCTATCGAGAGGCCTCGCTGGCACTGGGCGCCACCCCGTGGGAGACGGCCTGGAAGGTGGTGCTGCCGGCGGCGGCCCCGGGCATCCTCGCCGCGTGCGTGCTGGGCTTCGGCCGAGCCATCGGCGAGACGATGATCGTCCTGATGGCCTCGGGTAACGCGGCCATCGTCTCCGCCAGCCTGGGCGACTCGGTGCGCTCGCTGTCGGCGACCATCGCGGCGGAGATGGGCGAGGTGGTGGTGGGCAGCCCGCACTACTCGCTGCTGTTCTTCATCGGCGTGGAGCTGTTCGTCTTCACCTTCATCCTGAACATGGTGGCGTCCGTCTGGACGAAGAAGGTGCTCAAGCGGCTGACCGGAGGTGCCTCGTGA